The Pandoraea apista genomic interval GCCATCGAGGTAACCGAGCTATGCAAGGCCTACGACGGCCGCCCGGTCGTTGATCGCCTCTCGCTGCGCGTGGCGCCGGGCGAGTGCTTCGGCCTGCTTGGGCCGAACGGCGCGGGCAAGACGACTACCCTGCGCATGCTGCTGGGTCTGGTCACGCCCGACGCCGGTGACATCCGCCTCGGCGGCATGCCCGTACCGCGACTGGCGCCCGAAGCGCGACGCCGCGTCGGTGTCGTGCCGCAGTTCGACAATCTGGATCCCGACTTCACGGTACGCGAAAACCTCGCCGTCTTCGGCCGCTATTTCGGACTCTCCTCCGCCGAACTCCGCGAGCGAGTACCTGCCCTGCTCGCGTTCGCACGTCTCGAATCGAAGGCGAACGCGCGCGTGAGCCAACTCTCGGGCGGCATGAAACGACGCCTCACCCTCGCCCGGGCGCTCGTCAACAATCCCGATCTGTTGATCCTCGACGAGCCGACCACCGGCCTCGATCCGCAAGCCCGGCATTTGATCTGGGAACGCCTCAAATCGCTGATGAACGAGGGCAAGACGATTCTGCTCACGACACACTTCATGGAAGAGGCCGAGCGCTTGTGCCATCGCCTGTGCGTGATCGACAACGGCCGCAAGATTGCCGAGGGCACACCGCCCGAACTCGTGGCCCGTGAGATCGGCTGCGATGTCGTCGAGGTATTCGGCGACGTGCCTCAGGGACTGCTCGCCCGGCTCACCCCACTCTCCGAGCGCCTCGAAACCAGCGGCGAGACCCACTTCTGCTACGTGCGCGACGCCGTCCCGGTCGTGAGCGCCCTGCAAGACCAGCCCGGGGTGCGCTATCTGCATCGGCGTGCGAATCTGGAAGACGTCTTCCTCAAACTCACGGGACGGGAGATGCGCGATGACTGAGCACGAGAGACACGATTCCGGCAGTCACTCCCTCACGGAGAGCGCCGCAGCCGCGAGCGCGAGCACCTCGCGTATCGGCACACCGCACGGACACCCTCCCGACGCCCCCCGCTATCTGCCGGGCCTGACACCGTGGACAGGCGTCTGGCGGCGCAACTTCCTCGTGTGGCGCAAACTCGCGATCGCGTCGATGTTCGGTAATCTGGCCGACCCGATGATCTATCTTTTCGGACTGGGCTTCGGCCTCGGCATGATGGTCGGTGAAGTCGACGGCACCTCGTACATTGCGTTTCTCGCGGCGGGCACGGTCGGGTCAAGCGTGATGTTCTCCGCAAGCTTCGAGTCGATGTACTCGGGCTTCTCGCGCATGCACGTGCAGCGCACATGGGAAGCGCTGATGCACACGCCGCTCACACTGGGCGACGTAGTCCTCGGCGAAGTGGTGTGGGCGGCCAGCAAGGCGGTGCTCTCGGGCCTCGCCATTCTGGGAGTGGCCAGCGTGCTCGGTTACGCGCGCATCGAGAGCCTTCCCGTGGTGCTGCCCGCGGTCCTGCTCGCGGGACTGGCGTTCGCGAGTCTGGCCATGGTGATGACAGCGCTCGCACCGAGCTACGACTTCTTCATGTTCTACCAAACGCTCGTCATGACGCCGATGCTGCTGCTCTCTGGCGTGTTCTTTCCGTTGTCGCAACTGCCGGCGGCAGCGCGTCATGTGACGGAGTGGTTACCGCTGGCCCACGCCGTGGCGCTGATCCGTCCGGCCATGCTCGGACGCACCATCGACATGCCCTGGCTGCATGCAGGGGCACTGGCCGTCTACGGCATCGTGGGATTCACCGTCGCCCTGGTGCTGTTGCGCAGACGGATTCTCCGGTAGCCATTCGATGGCGACTGCGGTAGCAAGCGTTGCGTCCTCGGTACGCTAATCGTGCCAAAAGAAAAACGGCACCGGGAATCGCTCCGGTGCCGTTTTTCGTTCGCCGCGCGCGTCGGTAACGTGTGTTGGTAACGTGTGTCGCAAGGGGCTGCGACACAGCCACTCATGTCGACTGACGTAGACTGACGCCGGCTACTTTGCCTTCGTGGCCGCTTCCGGTTTGCCGCTCGGCGCAGCCGCCCCGGCGCTAGCCGCACCGAAGACATTGCTCGGGCCAACGACGACCGTGACAAGCCGCTCCGGCTGTACATGACGCACAAAGGCATCGCGCACCTGCGCAGCCGTTACGGCTTCGACTTTGCGGGTCCATGTGTCGAGGTAGTCCAGCGGCAGATTGTAGAAGCCGATGGCGGCAACGTTAGCCAGCAACTTGCGATTGCTGTCGAGACGCAGCGGGAAGCCATTGGTCAGGTTGTCCTTCGCGGCCTGCATCTCCGCATCGGTCGGCCCGTCCTGCACGAACCTGGCGAGCGTTTCACGCACGACCTTGAGCGCCTCGGGGGCTTGCTCGCGACGTGTCTGCAAGCTGATCTCGAACGGCCCTTCCTGCAACTGCGGGACGAAACCACTCGACACACCGTACGTCAGCCCGCGCTTCTCGCGCACTTCCGCCGTCAGACGCGACACAAACCCCCCGCCGCCCAGTACGTAGTTCCCCACGAGCAATGGGAAGTAGTCGGGATCGCTCCGGGCAACCGATGCCTGCCCGGTCACGATATGCGCCTGTTCGGCCGGGTGCGGCAGATCGATCTGCACGGCACTTCGCAGCGCCGCCACCGGCGGCATTGCCGGCGGTGTCACACCTGCCGGCATGGCATCGGTCAGCGTGGCGACAAGCTTCTCCGCCTGCGCACGATCGATGTCGCCCACGATCGTGACGACCGCGCGCTTCGGGCTATACATGTCTCGGTAGAAACGTATCAGATCGTCACGCTTCACCGCCTTGACGCTGGCCACCGTCGGGCTCACGCCGTAGGGATGGCTGCCGTAAATCGCGCTGCGAAACGCCTTCTCGGCAATCGCCTCGGGCTTCGTATCGGCCTCGGCAATGGCTGCGGCCAAACGCGCCGCTTCACGTTTGAGCACCGCGTCGGGGAACGTGGGATGTTGCAGGAACTGCGCCAGGGTGCTGACGGCGGCGTCACGCTCGGTCGCCGAGGACAGCGTACGCATGGTGACGGTCGCGGCGTCGCGTCCTGCGCTCGTCGACTCCATGGCCCCGACGTCGG includes:
- the nodI gene encoding nodulation factor ABC transporter ATP-binding protein NodI; the protein is MTDAAIEVTELCKAYDGRPVVDRLSLRVAPGECFGLLGPNGAGKTTTLRMLLGLVTPDAGDIRLGGMPVPRLAPEARRRVGVVPQFDNLDPDFTVRENLAVFGRYFGLSSAELRERVPALLAFARLESKANARVSQLSGGMKRRLTLARALVNNPDLLILDEPTTGLDPQARHLIWERLKSLMNEGKTILLTTHFMEEAERLCHRLCVIDNGRKIAEGTPPELVAREIGCDVVEVFGDVPQGLLARLTPLSERLETSGETHFCYVRDAVPVVSALQDQPGVRYLHRRANLEDVFLKLTGREMRDD
- a CDS encoding ABC transporter permease, with product MTEHERHDSGSHSLTESAAAASASTSRIGTPHGHPPDAPRYLPGLTPWTGVWRRNFLVWRKLAIASMFGNLADPMIYLFGLGFGLGMMVGEVDGTSYIAFLAAGTVGSSVMFSASFESMYSGFSRMHVQRTWEALMHTPLTLGDVVLGEVVWAASKAVLSGLAILGVASVLGYARIESLPVVLPAVLLAGLAFASLAMVMTALAPSYDFFMFYQTLVMTPMLLLSGVFFPLSQLPAAARHVTEWLPLAHAVALIRPAMLGRTIDMPWLHAGALAVYGIVGFTVALVLLRRRILR
- a CDS encoding M16 family metallopeptidase, whose translation is MMKISALLRAISMPARTGLLASVVAGALVAVVPLSARAALPIQSWISPSGAKVLLVESRSIPMIDVNIDFDAGSRYDPPGKSGLALFTAGLLDAGASAAGGRPALSEAQIADRFADVGAMESTSAGRDAATVTMRTLSSATERDAAVSTLAQFLQHPTFPDAVLKREAARLAAAIAEADTKPEAIAEKAFRSAIYGSHPYGVSPTVASVKAVKRDDLIRFYRDMYSPKRAVVTIVGDIDRAQAEKLVATLTDAMPAGVTPPAMPPVAALRSAVQIDLPHPAEQAHIVTGQASVARSDPDYFPLLVGNYVLGGGGFVSRLTAEVREKRGLTYGVSSGFVPQLQEGPFEISLQTRREQAPEALKVVRETLARFVQDGPTDAEMQAAKDNLTNGFPLRLDSNRKLLANVAAIGFYNLPLDYLDTWTRKVEAVTAAQVRDAFVRHVQPERLVTVVVGPSNVFGAASAGAAAPSGKPEAATKAK